In Elusimicrobiota bacterium, one genomic interval encodes:
- the sucC gene encoding ADP-forming succinate--CoA ligase subunit beta — translation MKLHEYQAKSILAKDGLPIPPGVLLTSPQDIAGVLGRLTAGPWVVKAQIHAGGRGQAGGILKAQTPSEVTSMVQSLFGKALVTLQTGPRGVVVRKLYVEQSQSVSRELYLACVLDRSKGQPILMASVHGGIDIEVLAQSHPDEIVYAPVDPWTGVQPYQARVFAKRLGLQGQMLVSVTDVIQTVAKTFLAQDASLIEINPLGLTDQGQAIGLDAKMVLDDNALFRHPEAQEWQDPSEENPLDARASKAGVNYIALTGTIGCLVNGAGLAMATMDLIKHHGAEPANFLDVGGGASASQVAEAFRILLSDSNVKGILVNIFGGIVKCDVVASSLVDVAQSMGLNVPLVVRFEGTNVDEGRTILKNSGIALESAINLKEAAEKIVALTKG, via the coding sequence GTGAAGCTGCACGAATATCAAGCCAAATCCATCCTCGCGAAAGACGGTCTTCCCATCCCTCCCGGTGTGCTGCTGACGTCTCCACAGGACATTGCCGGGGTCCTCGGCCGATTGACCGCTGGGCCCTGGGTGGTCAAAGCTCAGATCCATGCCGGAGGACGAGGTCAAGCCGGCGGCATTCTGAAAGCGCAAACCCCTTCCGAAGTGACGTCTATGGTTCAATCCCTTTTTGGCAAAGCCCTGGTGACCTTGCAGACCGGCCCGCGAGGGGTTGTCGTGCGCAAACTCTATGTGGAGCAGTCTCAGTCCGTGTCGCGGGAGCTCTATCTGGCTTGCGTGCTGGATCGATCGAAGGGCCAACCCATCCTCATGGCTTCCGTTCATGGAGGGATAGACATCGAAGTGCTGGCTCAGTCCCATCCGGATGAAATTGTTTACGCGCCTGTGGATCCATGGACAGGCGTTCAGCCTTATCAGGCAAGGGTTTTTGCCAAGCGTCTCGGACTGCAAGGCCAGATGCTTGTGTCAGTTACCGATGTTATTCAGACGGTAGCCAAAACATTTCTCGCACAGGACGCTTCTTTGATCGAAATCAACCCGCTGGGATTGACAGATCAGGGCCAGGCGATTGGGCTGGATGCGAAAATGGTGCTGGATGATAATGCGTTATTCCGCCACCCGGAGGCACAGGAATGGCAGGACCCTTCGGAGGAAAATCCGCTGGACGCGCGCGCGTCAAAGGCAGGGGTGAATTATATCGCCTTGACCGGGACCATCGGTTGCTTGGTCAATGGGGCGGGACTGGCCATGGCCACGATGGATCTCATTAAGCATCATGGCGCAGAACCCGCGAACTTTCTGGATGTCGGCGGCGGCGCCAGCGCGTCGCAAGTCGCGGAGGCTTTCCGCATCCTTCTTTCGGATTCGAATGTGAAGGGAATTCTTGTGAACATCTTCGGTGGCATTGTGAAATGTGATGTTGTCGCCAGCAGCTTGGTTGATGTGGCCCAATCAATGGGGTTAAACGTGCCTCTGGTGGTGCGGTTTGAGGGAACGAATGTGGACGAGGGACGGACGATATTGAAAAACTCCGGCATCGCGCTGGAGTCAGCGATAAATTTAAAGGAAGCGGCGGAGAAGATTGTGGCTTTGACGAAAGGATAA
- a CDS encoding citrate synthase — protein MPEPLIGLEDVVVTTSTITFIDGEKGILRYRGYDVNELAKKSTYEEVAFLLLHGQLPQEAPLRAFEKMLRANRAIPEGLVRILKAVPLKTDPISWLRTAVSALAAFDPEADDNSEPANLRKAIRLTAQLGTLTAAIERIRRKKPLIEPDPALNHAANFLYMLTGEQADDLSRRAMDIALILQADHELNASTFAGRVTISTLSDIYSGVTSAVGTLKGPLHGGANQKVMEMLQAIGTVDKAEPFIRELLAAKKKVMGFGHRVYTTIDPRAAILKEMSKELSQRVGPAKWFEMSEVIERLMMGQKKIHPNMDFYSASVYQYLGIEIDLYPLIFAMSRVIGWCTHFIEQYQNNRLIRPLTNYVGPSELIYAPLSARGEAPASPSPRL, from the coding sequence ATGCCTGAACCGCTCATTGGGCTCGAAGATGTGGTGGTGACCACGTCGACGATAACCTTTATCGATGGAGAAAAAGGGATCCTCCGTTATCGGGGATATGACGTCAATGAATTGGCCAAAAAATCCACGTACGAGGAAGTCGCCTTTCTGCTGTTGCACGGTCAACTCCCCCAGGAAGCGCCGCTCCGGGCATTTGAAAAAATGTTGCGCGCCAATCGAGCCATTCCCGAGGGGCTCGTTCGAATTCTGAAAGCCGTCCCTCTGAAAACCGACCCGATCAGCTGGTTGCGCACCGCGGTCTCCGCGCTGGCGGCTTTTGATCCCGAGGCCGATGATAACAGCGAGCCTGCCAATCTCCGCAAGGCCATCCGACTCACCGCGCAGCTGGGAACATTAACCGCGGCCATTGAGCGTATCCGTCGTAAAAAACCGCTGATCGAACCAGACCCGGCGCTGAATCATGCCGCCAATTTTCTTTATATGCTGACCGGAGAACAAGCCGATGACCTCTCCCGCCGGGCCATGGACATCGCCTTGATTTTGCAGGCGGACCATGAATTGAATGCATCCACGTTCGCCGGTCGGGTCACCATCTCAACATTATCCGACATCTACTCGGGCGTGACGTCGGCGGTCGGAACGCTCAAAGGGCCGCTTCACGGCGGCGCCAACCAGAAAGTCATGGAGATGCTGCAGGCCATTGGCACCGTCGACAAGGCCGAGCCGTTCATCCGGGAATTGCTGGCGGCCAAAAAGAAGGTCATGGGATTCGGTCACCGGGTGTATACCACCATTGATCCGCGCGCGGCCATTCTGAAAGAAATGTCGAAGGAGCTCAGCCAGAGGGTCGGTCCGGCCAAATGGTTTGAAATGTCCGAGGTCATCGAGCGGCTGATGATGGGCCAGAAGAAAATCCATCCCAATATGGATTTCTATTCCGCTTCGGTCTACCAGTATCTCGGCATCGAGATCGATTTGTATCCGCTTATTTTTGCGATGAGCCGGGTCATCGGGTGGTGCACGCATTTTATCGAGCAGTATCAGAACAATCGTTTGATTCGTCCGTTGACCAACTACGTCGGTCCTTCGGAATTGATCTACGCGCCGTTGTCTGCCCGTGGTGAAGCGCCCGCTTCACCTTCGCCGCGGCTGTGA
- the folE gene encoding GTP cyclohydrolase I FolE, producing the protein MDHSNLLPHHLDEPDLAPLVRELLIGLGEDPKREGLLKTPMRVVRSLRELTSGYAVDIDELINGALFDVPYSEMVVVKDMDFYSLCEHHLLPFFGKCHVAYVPNGKVIGLSKIPRVVDAFCRRLQVQERLTSQIAEVIRQKVKPMGVAVVMEARHLCMEMRGPQSKSSPTVTSAMEGVFRSDHRTREEFLGFIRGARR; encoded by the coding sequence ATGGACCATTCGAACCTTCTGCCCCATCACTTGGACGAGCCCGATCTGGCTCCGCTCGTTCGCGAGCTGCTGATCGGACTGGGCGAAGACCCGAAACGGGAGGGATTGTTGAAAACGCCCATGCGAGTGGTCCGGTCTCTGCGTGAGTTGACAAGCGGTTATGCGGTGGATATCGACGAGCTCATCAACGGCGCTCTTTTTGATGTTCCTTACAGCGAAATGGTTGTTGTTAAGGATATGGACTTTTATTCCCTTTGCGAGCATCATCTGCTTCCTTTTTTCGGGAAATGCCATGTCGCCTATGTTCCCAACGGCAAAGTGATCGGGCTGAGCAAGATCCCGCGGGTCGTCGACGCGTTTTGCCGGCGTCTGCAGGTGCAGGAACGTCTCACGTCGCAGATCGCCGAGGTCATCCGGCAGAAGGTTAAACCCATGGGGGTGGCGGTGGTGATGGAGGCCCGGCACCTGTGCATGGAAATGCGGGGGCCGCAGAGCAAGAGCTCTCCGACGGTGACCAGCGCCATGGAGGGTGTTTTCAGAAGCGATCACAGAACGCGGGAAGAGTTCCTTGGATTTATCCGCGGCGCACGCCGCTAG
- a CDS encoding glycogen/starch/alpha-glucan phosphorylase: MRVIEVAMEIAYPPELLEAVWARYGFRPAREVAMSSSVGGIGPLLRERIVCQAEKGVEVIGVSLLYETTWIQCWFEWGQLHLEKREVLPYLKEFLKETGIELTLPMYDGTEAKIKVWQIPYGKTSVYFLEAPPLTHVVYPSEEDAPSKQAHPGAWAEELRLKQSWLVGRGALALAKTLNFQPELIVQSETPTLFANHRLAQDAFQQDPFFENTRYIFNDHTPMEYAHPIWSRKAITRLKLDASAYVPPPALVGLPAGHTSASDKGDIDITRLLVGSVEGAFGVSQKHGRVMREMPSLKGYNDKIESITNGVYTPYWQAPEYQTAAALSDDALIQLKEKKKTELLDWVWRHYGLWHTWKEQVQGKTVVLWTRRITGYKRMDLLWTICKDANFKRQFLETDIVLFIGGRIHQHDDQAQTTVYNLLDLIALDKMLQERIVFLDNFNVWMAPHLFQGADAAIMLADDGREASATGFMKAQINGEIIIATEDGAIPESVTFMGREKQGQVPNGIEVRYWHGHPTTDELLRALKTLKHALKDPAHHAAMFRSALAAQSMVSVERTVTDTLALYQRVMERPLAISTAQPQPSL, encoded by the coding sequence ATGAGAGTCATCGAAGTGGCCATGGAAATTGCGTACCCGCCGGAGCTGCTGGAAGCGGTGTGGGCGCGCTACGGCTTCCGCCCGGCTCGCGAAGTGGCCATGTCCTCATCGGTCGGCGGCATCGGCCCCTTGCTGCGGGAGCGAATCGTTTGCCAGGCGGAAAAGGGCGTCGAGGTCATCGGCGTTTCGCTTCTCTATGAAACCACGTGGATCCAATGCTGGTTCGAATGGGGCCAGCTGCATCTGGAAAAGCGGGAGGTCCTTCCTTACCTCAAGGAATTTCTGAAAGAGACCGGGATCGAACTGACGCTTCCGATGTACGACGGGACCGAAGCCAAGATCAAGGTTTGGCAAATCCCTTACGGAAAAACATCCGTTTATTTCCTCGAGGCCCCCCCCCTGACCCATGTGGTTTATCCCAGCGAAGAAGATGCGCCGTCCAAACAGGCTCATCCGGGTGCCTGGGCGGAGGAGTTGCGGCTTAAGCAAAGCTGGCTCGTCGGACGTGGCGCGCTGGCCCTGGCCAAGACGCTGAACTTTCAGCCGGAGTTGATCGTTCAGAGTGAAACCCCGACGCTGTTCGCCAACCACCGGCTGGCTCAGGATGCCTTTCAGCAGGATCCATTCTTCGAGAACACCCGCTATATTTTTAATGACCACACCCCGATGGAATACGCCCATCCCATCTGGTCCCGCAAGGCCATTACGCGTCTCAAACTGGACGCGTCCGCCTATGTCCCGCCGCCCGCTCTGGTCGGCCTGCCGGCCGGACATACCAGCGCATCCGACAAAGGAGACATCGACATCACCCGTCTTCTGGTCGGCTCCGTGGAAGGGGCCTTCGGCGTCTCGCAAAAACACGGCCGCGTCATGCGTGAAATGCCGTCTTTAAAAGGATACAACGACAAAATCGAATCGATCACCAACGGCGTCTACACCCCGTACTGGCAGGCGCCGGAGTATCAAACCGCCGCCGCTCTCAGCGACGACGCGCTGATCCAGCTGAAAGAAAAAAAGAAAACGGAACTGCTCGATTGGGTCTGGCGGCACTATGGTCTCTGGCACACCTGGAAAGAACAGGTTCAGGGGAAAACCGTTGTCTTGTGGACACGGCGGATCACCGGATACAAACGGATGGACCTGCTCTGGACTATCTGCAAAGACGCCAACTTCAAACGTCAGTTTTTAGAAACCGACATCGTGCTTTTTATCGGCGGCCGCATTCACCAGCATGACGACCAGGCCCAAACCACGGTATACAACCTCCTGGACCTTATCGCGCTCGATAAGATGCTTCAAGAACGCATCGTGTTCCTGGATAATTTCAACGTCTGGATGGCGCCCCACCTGTTCCAGGGCGCGGATGCCGCCATCATGCTGGCCGACGACGGGAGGGAAGCTTCCGCCACAGGCTTTATGAAGGCTCAAATTAATGGGGAAATTATCATCGCAACTGAAGACGGCGCCATTCCGGAATCCGTGACCTTTATGGGCCGGGAAAAACAGGGGCAAGTCCCCAATGGAATTGAAGTGCGCTACTGGCATGGACATCCGACCACCGACGAACTCCTCCGCGCGCTTAAAACCCTGAAGCACGCCCTCAAAGATCCAGCGCATCACGCAGCGATGTTCCGCTCCGCCCTGGCCGCGCAATCGATGGTCAGCGTCGAACGCACCGTGACCGATACCCTGGCTCTTTACCAACGTGTGATGGAAAGACCCCTGGCCATTTCGACAGCTCAACCCCAACCGTCTCTCTAA
- a CDS encoding type II secretion system protein codes for MVKNAKGFTLVETLLVVTILGIVAMVGPPIIVNVVRFFMMHSTRAEIQQDARVCLDVINRTLRQAVSSSIVIDQVSGQPGGSRITFQNLDGDTIIFYQSGKQLIQSVTAGGSTHTTPLARTLRYLAFTYPRSDDPTIISVALTMEKGIYEGQKKALELSIEKVRVMN; via the coding sequence ATGGTGAAAAACGCGAAGGGATTTACTCTCGTAGAAACCTTGCTGGTGGTCACTATTCTCGGCATCGTGGCGATGGTGGGACCACCGATCATCGTTAATGTGGTCCGCTTCTTTATGATGCATTCCACCCGGGCCGAGATTCAGCAGGATGCGCGGGTCTGCCTTGACGTCATCAATCGCACGTTGCGGCAGGCGGTGTCCTCGTCCATCGTTATTGACCAGGTTTCCGGACAGCCGGGAGGCAGCCGGATTACCTTTCAAAACCTGGATGGGGACACGATCATTTTTTATCAATCGGGAAAACAACTGATTCAATCGGTGACGGCCGGCGGCTCGACTCACACCACCCCGCTGGCCCGAACGCTCCGTTATCTGGCTTTCACCTATCCCCGGTCAGATGACCCCACCATTATTTCGGTGGCGTTGACCATGGAAAAGGGGATCTATGAGGGGCAGAAAAAGGCGCTTGAACTTTCCATTGAAAAGGTTAGGGTGATGAACTGA
- a CDS encoding carboxypeptidase-like regulatory domain-containing protein, which translates to MIKTGGNRFSGNRGMTLVELMIAISIISISVLAAIGTFRYMSTSLVQSRTKSLASNLGQEQIEKLKNLSYYMLLVTTATHSNSNFTPPIAYDIGNYPSQTIVEGGVQFIRATRVDFASRNGSAVSVLPWNNSDTGAKKVTVYTLWQSERGWQYSELSNLLVNPAADPLNSTLSGTVTKSGGGSLPSALVKVLENPSWYGSADSSGYYSFNVSPGSYTLQASATGYYSKTSGLLSVAAGANVTQNFSMSLIASGTVTGYAYVITHPVISQVVGSTVSASGFDQEYIELFNPTTSYVRMVTGMAISNINLYYQRGSAGSPTQITLDYAVIDSSISPGGYFLIANTTTITAAGVTRTADAVYQTSNLDFPNILKVATYDPGNDAQGLSIVQAGGMTSLDAFGWKIGGNSPGLYEGSPLSQVIGLEREEQYVRKSIPGGVTSGYGRSYDSNNNNTDWIASSSVVYPPRNRSDIELVVSGTPASGALINIDDGLSATTACTDTTVSGDPVCSFSLVGVATGTWTLFSMLNSYYSEIGNVVVPAGVSTGVPNGSTLPVWPATGQTNVLLQNVTDYAFVSGSVYTAAGSPLEGVKVAGGEASTYTGASGRYLLRAPAGQVQVIANADYGMPAYTLESTELTLIAGSSYDPINFYLSQGGRMRGCFQTSSGTPLPGRVAVALKSGSQMAQATSDQSGYFYLVNLATGTYTIEPQLDAAESSSPTELTSVSLSAPGSTLILSTFTVSSSLGQITGQVLASGAPINTGVLVMASTSTLSGTSSSPPPSLAGATGPLCSPCYYATSSQATGEYTLDVRSGTAPYLLYAWYTTFSGNTPTTVRVGPYPVTVTTGGVIMTQDLSW; encoded by the coding sequence ATGATAAAAACGGGGGGGAACCGTTTCTCGGGGAATCGCGGCATGACGTTGGTCGAACTGATGATCGCCATCTCGATTATCAGTATCAGTGTTCTGGCAGCCATCGGGACGTTCCGTTATATGTCGACCTCCCTGGTCCAGTCCCGAACCAAAAGCCTGGCCAGTAACCTTGGGCAGGAGCAGATCGAAAAACTCAAGAATTTGTCGTATTACATGCTGCTGGTCACAACAGCCACTCACTCGAATTCAAATTTTACACCGCCGATTGCCTACGATATCGGCAATTACCCATCCCAAACCATCGTCGAGGGTGGGGTTCAATTTATCCGTGCGACACGAGTGGATTTCGCCTCCCGGAATGGAAGCGCTGTTTCCGTCCTCCCCTGGAATAACAGCGACACGGGAGCTAAAAAAGTCACGGTATACACCCTCTGGCAAAGTGAACGCGGGTGGCAGTATTCCGAACTCAGTAATCTACTGGTGAACCCTGCGGCGGACCCGCTCAATTCGACTCTTTCCGGCACCGTAACGAAATCCGGCGGAGGGAGCCTCCCCAGTGCACTGGTAAAGGTGCTGGAAAACCCTTCGTGGTATGGCTCCGCAGACAGTTCCGGATATTATTCTTTTAACGTGAGTCCCGGTTCGTACACCCTTCAGGCCTCAGCCACCGGGTATTACAGCAAGACCAGCGGCCTGTTGTCCGTTGCCGCCGGAGCCAACGTCACCCAGAATTTCTCTATGAGTCTGATTGCCAGCGGTACGGTGACCGGCTATGCCTATGTGATTACCCATCCGGTCATCAGTCAGGTCGTCGGTAGCACCGTTTCGGCGTCCGGGTTTGATCAGGAGTATATCGAGTTATTCAACCCCACCACGTCCTATGTCCGCATGGTGACGGGAATGGCGATTTCCAACATCAACCTGTATTATCAGCGCGGGTCCGCCGGATCTCCTACCCAGATTACACTCGATTACGCGGTGATCGATTCGAGCATCTCGCCCGGGGGTTATTTCCTGATCGCCAATACAACCACCATCACAGCCGCCGGCGTGACTCGAACGGCGGATGCTGTCTACCAGACAAGCAATTTAGATTTTCCGAATATCCTGAAAGTGGCCACTTATGATCCGGGCAATGACGCGCAGGGACTGTCGATTGTGCAGGCCGGCGGGATGACCTCGCTGGATGCATTCGGATGGAAGATTGGCGGGAACTCCCCCGGTCTCTATGAAGGGAGTCCGTTGTCTCAGGTCATCGGCCTGGAAAGGGAGGAACAGTACGTTCGGAAATCGATCCCTGGTGGTGTGACCTCCGGTTATGGCCGTTCCTATGACAGTAACAACAACAACACGGACTGGATTGCCTCCAGTTCAGTTGTGTATCCGCCCCGAAACCGTTCCGATATCGAATTGGTCGTGTCCGGGACCCCGGCAAGCGGAGCACTCATTAATATCGATGACGGTCTGTCCGCCACCACCGCCTGCACGGATACCACGGTGTCAGGAGACCCGGTCTGTTCTTTTTCGCTCGTAGGCGTCGCCACAGGGACGTGGACTTTATTTTCAATGCTGAACTCTTATTATTCGGAAATCGGCAACGTGGTGGTCCCCGCAGGGGTTTCCACCGGGGTTCCGAACGGCTCGACCTTGCCGGTCTGGCCTGCCACGGGTCAGACCAACGTGCTCCTGCAAAACGTTACCGATTATGCTTTCGTGTCCGGCAGTGTCTATACCGCTGCGGGATCACCTCTGGAAGGTGTCAAGGTGGCCGGAGGAGAAGCATCGACTTATACAGGAGCCTCAGGACGGTATCTGCTCCGCGCTCCCGCGGGTCAGGTCCAGGTGATTGCCAATGCGGATTACGGGATGCCCGCCTATACCTTGGAAAGTACCGAATTGACCCTGATCGCAGGGTCGTCTTACGACCCGATCAACTTTTATCTTTCCCAGGGCGGAAGAATGCGGGGATGCTTCCAGACCAGCTCCGGAACGCCGCTTCCGGGACGTGTCGCGGTGGCATTAAAATCCGGCAGTCAGATGGCTCAAGCGACTTCGGATCAATCCGGCTATTTTTATCTCGTGAACCTGGCGACAGGGACCTATACCATTGAGCCGCAGCTTGATGCGGCCGAATCGTCTTCGCCGACGGAACTAACGTCGGTCAGTCTCAGCGCACCCGGCTCAACGCTGATCCTCTCCACTTTCACCGTCAGCAGTTCCCTCGGCCAGATCACCGGACAGGTGCTGGCGAGCGGGGCGCCTATTAACACCGGTGTTCTGGTGATGGCCAGTACCTCGACATTGAGCGGAACATCAAGCTCTCCGCCGCCCAGCCTTGCCGGAGCAACCGGGCCGCTTTGCTCTCCCTGTTATTACGCCACCTCCAGCCAGGCCACCGGAGAGTACACCCTGGATGTTCGTTCCGGTACCGCGCCCTACCTGCTCTATGCCTGGTATACAACTTTCAGCGGGAACACCCCCACGACCGTCCGAGTCGGTCCTTATCCCGTAACGGTGACGACCGGCGGGGTGATCATGACACAGGATTTATCATGGTGA
- a CDS encoding ATP-binding protein, which yields MSERRSTYFIFQGLLTVILLLFFLYHKELAVESVICWIFLVSGLSGLLAFVALAPLGWLAQSKIQAALFVVDVIISSVILQWAQRPDSDLYLTYFLVILGTALTQNMLQSFIIASLATLLYAYSSLRSSSQITIGTEFWLRIPYLWIVAAFTAMLSRDSNEDRKKMELQHRERLFHMERLVVLGQISAEIAHRIKAPLTTIRVNAEVLSYQRDLPAKMKKDLVQIQQEVDHCKTILQKLLNLGRIEEIDVQRMDLRDAIQCALDTVQPQLPRQGIRLNVQGMDTPSIVQGDSVLLAEAIVAVLQNAVEAMPEGGDLELGLYWIRRGKWWRLRSKDQEMFDVVIADSGVGINPDQLETIFRPFFTTKMNQGSGLGLSAALRILDKHGGSIHAHSEGLGRGTRFTLTLPRMG from the coding sequence ATGAGTGAACGTCGAAGTACCTACTTCATTTTTCAAGGTCTTTTGACCGTCATCCTGCTGCTCTTTTTTCTCTATCACAAAGAGCTCGCGGTAGAATCCGTTATCTGCTGGATTTTCTTAGTTTCAGGGTTAAGTGGGCTGCTCGCTTTTGTGGCTTTGGCGCCTCTCGGATGGCTTGCGCAGTCCAAAATCCAGGCAGCCTTGTTTGTTGTTGATGTGATTATTTCCTCCGTCATTTTGCAGTGGGCTCAGCGCCCGGATTCTGATCTTTACCTGACCTATTTTCTGGTGATCCTGGGAACAGCTCTGACGCAGAATATGCTTCAGAGTTTCATCATCGCATCATTGGCGACTCTTTTATATGCCTATTCTTCCTTGCGGTCCTCGAGCCAAATCACGATTGGAACCGAGTTCTGGCTGCGCATTCCGTATCTCTGGATCGTCGCTGCCTTTACAGCCATGCTGTCCCGGGATTCGAACGAAGATCGGAAAAAGATGGAGTTGCAGCACCGTGAGCGTCTTTTCCATATGGAACGGCTGGTGGTTCTGGGGCAGATTTCCGCTGAAATTGCTCATCGGATCAAGGCGCCTTTGACCACCATCCGGGTGAATGCCGAAGTGTTGTCGTACCAGCGTGATCTTCCTGCGAAAATGAAGAAAGATCTGGTGCAGATTCAGCAGGAGGTAGACCACTGTAAGACCATCCTTCAGAAGCTGCTCAACCTGGGCCGTATTGAAGAAATCGATGTGCAGCGAATGGATTTACGGGATGCCATTCAGTGCGCGCTGGATACGGTTCAGCCGCAGCTTCCCCGACAGGGCATTCGGCTGAATGTCCAGGGGATGGATACCCCGTCTATCGTTCAGGGCGATTCCGTTCTTTTGGCAGAGGCCATTGTGGCGGTCCTGCAGAATGCGGTGGAGGCGATGCCGGAGGGCGGTGATCTTGAACTGGGGTTGTATTGGATACGCCGGGGGAAATGGTGGCGTCTGCGGTCCAAAGACCAGGAAATGTTTGACGTGGTGATTGCGGACAGCGGAGTCGGTATTAACCCGGATCAGCTCGAAACGATTTTCCGGCCATTCTTTACGACCAAGATGAATCAGGGGAGTGGTTTAGGTCTTTCCGCGGCGTTGCGTATTCTGGATAAACACGGTGGTTCGATTCATGCCCACAGCGAAGGATTGGGCCGCGGGACACGCTTCACGCTGACCCTCCCTCGAATGGGGTAG
- a CDS encoding response regulator transcription factor: protein MPRILVVEDDPGITEAIKKTFSLEPGISFRSVSSPEGGLREAVAYKPDLILLDIKLPGGDGRQILKNLKENAATKRIPVIFLTGLSSEGDRVLGLNLGADDYVCKPFGAMELLARIQAVLRRTRLQAQEEKVIRVRGFVLDSINRIASLNGKRLHLQPREFEVLCLLATRPGKTLTRSYLIENTSSYGSDVSTRSLDTHIKNLRKKLGPNARWIETIPKSGYRFSPPS from the coding sequence ATGCCGCGAATTCTCGTTGTGGAAGATGATCCCGGGATTACCGAGGCGATAAAGAAGACCTTTTCTTTAGAGCCTGGAATTTCATTCCGTTCCGTGAGCTCTCCGGAAGGGGGCCTCCGGGAGGCGGTTGCCTATAAACCGGATTTAATTCTCCTCGATATTAAATTGCCGGGGGGGGATGGCCGCCAAATTTTAAAAAACCTGAAGGAGAATGCGGCAACCAAGCGAATTCCTGTAATTTTCCTGACAGGCCTTTCCAGTGAAGGGGATCGTGTACTGGGATTAAATCTGGGGGCTGATGATTATGTGTGCAAGCCCTTTGGGGCCATGGAGCTTCTGGCACGCATTCAGGCGGTCCTGCGGCGGACGCGTTTGCAGGCACAAGAAGAAAAAGTGATTCGTGTCCGGGGATTCGTTCTCGATTCAATCAATCGCATCGCTTCCCTCAACGGCAAACGTCTCCACCTCCAACCGAGGGAATTCGAAGTCCTCTGTCTCCTGGCGACTCGACCGGGCAAAACACTGACACGGTCGTATCTGATTGAAAACACATCCAGTTACGGTTCGGATGTCTCCACGCGCAGCCTCGACACCCATATCAAAAACCTGCGCAAAAAACTTGGGCCAAACGCCCGCTGGATTGAAACCATCCCGAAGTCGGGATACCGCTTCTCCCCTCCCTCATGA